A single window of Hylaeus volcanicus isolate JK05 chromosome 8, UHH_iyHylVolc1.0_haploid, whole genome shotgun sequence DNA harbors:
- the LOC128881613 gene encoding heparan sulfate glucosamine 3-O-sulfotransferase 1: MPNKARPRREWSPQSPIDVLWMSRSAMRPAEGDTSDCILVVGISRPKMAAAFLTVVLLSLFLTFHILYDSAVYSLHAASAVEGRTVELVSQVRATPPLLFSSKVHFPRTSRHLPQAIIIGVRKCGTRALLEMLFLHPQIQKAAGEVHFFDRDDNYGKGLEWYRRKMPYSFRGQITIEKSPSYFVTPEVPERIHAMNASVKLLLIVREPVTRAISDYTQLRTHAATASTVTNGTPRSVQQLQQQQASRSFEELVIRSDGTINESYRPVAISLYHTYMHRWLEVFSRDQILVVNGDQLIEDPVPQLRRIESFLGLEPRIGRHNFYFNHTKGFYCLRNETSEKCLKESKGRRHPRVSPVVVTKLRRFFNEHNQRFYELVGEDLGWPEE, from the exons ATGCCCAACAAGGCACGGCCTCGTCGAGAGTGGTCTCCCCAGTCCCCTATAGATGTATT GTGGATGTCCCGCTCTGCTATGAGGCCGGCCGAGGGCGACACTTCGGACTGCATCCTGGTGGTTGGCATATCCAGACCGAAGATGGCCGCCGCCTTCCTCACGGTCGTCCTCCTCTCCCTCTTTCTGACCTTCCACATTCTCTACGACAGCGCGGTCTACAGCCTCCACGCGGCTTCCGCCGTCGAGGGTCGCACCGTCGAGCTCGTATCTCAAGTTCGCGCCACACCGCCCCTGCTCTTCTCCAGCAAGGTCCACTTCCCTCGCACTAGCAGACATCTACCCCAGGCGATCATCATCGGGGTGCGAAAGTGCGGCACCAGAGCCCTCCTCGAGATGCTGTTTCTCCATCCGCAGATACAGAAGGCCGCTGGCGAGGTACACTTCTTCGATCGCGACGATAACTACGGAAAGGGTCTCGAATGGTATCGGAGAAAAATGCCCTACTCGTTTAGGGGACAGATCACTATCGAGAAGAGTCCTAGCTACTTCGTCACGCCAGAG GTACCGGAGAGAATCCACGCGATGAACGCGAGCGTGAAGCTGTTGCTGATAGTGCGCGAGCCCGTAACCAGAGCGATATCGGATTACACCCAGCTACGAACGCACGCCGCGACAGCGTCCACCGTAACGAACGGGACACCCCGTAGCGTTCAGCAGCTCCAGCAGCAGCAGGCGTCGCGCAGCTTCGAGGAGCTCGTGATACGATCCGACGGCACCATCAATGAATCCTACAGACCCGTCGCGATCTCTCTCTACCACACGTACATGCACAGGTGGCTGGAGGTATTCTCCAGGGATCAGATCCTTGTGGTGAACGGCGACCAACTGATCGAGGATCCAGTGCCGCAGCTGCGGAGAATCGAGAGCTTCCTCGGCCTGGAGCCGAGGATCGGCAGGCACAACTTCTACTTCAACCACACGAAGGGCTTTTACTGTCTGCGCAACGAAACGTCTGAAAAGTGTCTGAAAGAAAGCAAAGGCAGACGGCATCCACGCGTGAGTCCCGTGGTCGTCACCAAGCTGAGGAGGTTCTTCAACGAACACAACCAACGATTCTACGAGCTCGTCGGCGAGGACCTCGGCTGGCCCGAGGAATAA